One part of the Anaerolineae bacterium genome encodes these proteins:
- a CDS encoding DUF11 domain-containing protein, which yields MRKRSVLMTVLLAGMVLLGWLAFARAGEPPPQSTPLDASAKRVYPAGPSEAPYSTLRYEILLANAGEALSHVSLADKLPDQVELVRGSATGGLIYLPNLRTLRWDGALPANSAITLTFAVQSLVRQPMTITNEALICDVNAPFCITRSVTSRLEPRPGAPTPTPTPAPELDCSQSLPMSLDAPLYHGDTSAGLSQVRYYAGAPWDESGPEVLYRLELEASTAVTLTLEEAKPELDLFVLAGCDPLNCIAFGDQSAAFIGPAGTYYVVVDGRDGAAGTYTLRLQGEPMEPPTPPPPTPTPETPAIARTFLPLLWRLHPLPPAPTPTPTPSWPVSLDAVWLEGPKDQPNYAFRNCEVIYQWVRITNHSPAPVPVAVDWLVQDWLGRRVPALSYHDWQINWPSGTYSANLPRAVPPDLGLGSYSLTVRLRGPDGLVNERMVYFSITLDEPVTPPLAEFVTSKGVNAGGLPEEVTEVFRPDDEAVYAWGWWQRAGGVPHTIRWTWYTPDGSLYASYERQYSAECTFYAWSWLEIAGTEVAAMPGTWNVAVWYDEAFAGLRSFAIGTGASESVQPAHAGGEGRPALCLAPDCPPLAEFPAP from the coding sequence ATGCGCAAACGCAGTGTGCTGATGACAGTGTTGCTGGCCGGCATGGTGCTGTTGGGATGGCTGGCCTTCGCCCGCGCCGGCGAACCACCTCCCCAGTCCACGCCGCTGGACGCTTCTGCCAAGCGGGTCTATCCTGCCGGCCCCTCAGAGGCGCCCTATTCCACCCTGCGCTATGAAATCCTGCTGGCCAACGCCGGCGAAGCCCTTTCTCACGTCAGCCTGGCGGACAAACTGCCCGACCAGGTGGAGTTGGTGCGCGGCAGTGCCACCGGCGGACTGATTTACCTCCCCAACCTGCGCACCCTGCGCTGGGACGGCGCCCTGCCGGCCAACAGCGCCATCACCCTGACATTTGCGGTGCAGTCCCTGGTCCGCCAGCCGATGACCATCACCAACGAGGCGCTCATCTGCGACGTGAATGCCCCCTTCTGCATCACCCGTTCGGTGACGAGCCGGCTGGAGCCCCGGCCGGGAGCACCGACGCCCACCCCTACGCCGGCGCCCGAGCTGGACTGTTCCCAGAGCCTGCCGATGAGCCTCGATGCCCCGCTGTATCACGGCGACACCTCCGCCGGCCTATCCCAGGTGCGGTATTATGCCGGCGCCCCCTGGGACGAATCGGGGCCGGAGGTCTTGTACCGCCTGGAGCTGGAGGCCTCGACAGCGGTCACCCTCACGCTGGAGGAGGCAAAGCCGGAGCTGGACCTCTTCGTCCTGGCCGGCTGTGACCCCCTGAACTGCATCGCGTTCGGCGACCAATCGGCGGCCTTTATCGGGCCGGCCGGCACCTATTACGTGGTGGTGGATGGAAGGGACGGCGCGGCCGGCACATATACCCTGCGCCTGCAGGGCGAGCCGATGGAGCCCCCCACACCCCCGCCGCCAACGCCCACGCCGGAAACGCCGGCCATCGCCCGCACCTTTTTGCCCCTGCTGTGGCGCCTGCACCCCCTGCCGCCGGCGCCCACCCCAACCCCGACGCCCTCCTGGCCGGTCTCCCTGGATGCCGTCTGGCTGGAAGGCCCTAAGGACCAGCCCAATTACGCCTTCCGCAACTGCGAGGTGATCTACCAATGGGTCCGCATCACCAATCACTCCCCGGCGCCGGTGCCGGTCGCCGTGGACTGGCTGGTGCAGGATTGGCTGGGGCGAAGGGTGCCGGCGTTGAGCTATCATGATTGGCAGATCAACTGGCCCAGCGGGACCTACAGCGCCAACCTGCCGCGGGCCGTACCGCCAGACCTCGGCCTGGGCTCTTATTCCCTGACGGTGCGCCTGCGCGGGCCAGACGGCCTCGTCAACGAGCGCATGGTGTATTTCTCCATCACGTTGGATGAGCCGGTGACACCTCCGCTGGCGGAGTTCGTCACCAGCAAAGGGGTGAACGCCGGCGGACTGCCGGAGGAAGTGACGGAGGTCTTCCGCCCGGACGATGAGGCGGTCTACGCCTGGGGCTGGTGGCAGCGCGCCGGCGGGGTGCCCCATACCATCCGCTGGACCTGGTACACACCGGACGGCTCTCTGTACGCCTCCTACGAGCGGCAGTACAGTGCCGAATGCACCTTCTACGCATGGTCATGGTTGGAGATTGCCGGCACAGAAGTGGCGGCCATGCCCGGCACCTGGAACGTGGCAGTGTGGTACGACGAGGCCTTCGCGGGCTTGCGCTCCTTCGCCATCGGCACCGGCGCGAGCGAGAGCGTTCAGCCGGCCCACGCCGGCGGGGAGGGCCGGCCGGCGCTCTGCCTCGCGCCCGACTGTCCTCCGCTGGCGGAATTCCCCGCCCCCTGA
- a CDS encoding formylglycine-generating enzyme family protein, whose product MVPVIRRRICQILLPALLLLGTAAACGGPPAERISPTDGKVMVRVPAGEFVMGAKTDDRDAAGDEQPQHTVYLDAFWMDKTETTNAQYRRCVEAGACRPPEYSFSYTRDHYFDDPAFDHYPVIWVSWDDARAYCEWAGKRLPTEAEWEKAARGPQARRYPWGEEPPDGRLANLCDANCPFDYRHPDIDDKYADTAPVGSYPAGASPYGLLDMAGNVWEWVADWYSADYYTWTVQRNPTGPAYGTERVMRGGAWNMRQKDIRTAAREKGAPGHTYANVGIRCAQDD is encoded by the coding sequence ATGGTGCCAGTGATTCGCCGGCGCATCTGTCAGATTCTCCTGCCAGCCCTGCTTCTGCTGGGAACCGCGGCGGCCTGCGGCGGGCCGCCGGCCGAACGCATCTCGCCGACCGACGGCAAGGTCATGGTGCGCGTCCCCGCCGGCGAGTTCGTCATGGGCGCCAAGACCGATGATCGCGACGCCGCCGGCGACGAACAGCCCCAGCACACGGTCTACCTGGACGCCTTCTGGATGGACAAGACCGAAACGACCAATGCCCAGTACCGCCGATGCGTGGAGGCCGGCGCCTGCCGGCCGCCGGAATACTCCTTCTCCTATACCCGCGACCATTATTTCGACGACCCGGCATTCGACCATTACCCCGTCATCTGGGTGAGCTGGGACGATGCCCGCGCCTACTGCGAATGGGCGGGGAAGCGTCTGCCCACGGAGGCGGAATGGGAAAAGGCGGCCCGCGGCCCGCAGGCGCGCCGTTATCCCTGGGGGGAGGAGCCGCCGGACGGCCGGCTGGCCAATCTCTGCGATGCCAACTGTCCGTTCGATTACCGCCACCCCGACATCGATGACAAATATGCGGACACGGCGCCGGTCGGCAGTTATCCCGCCGGCGCCAGCCCCTACGGCCTGCTGGATATGGCCGGCAACGTCTGGGAATGGGTGGCAGACTGGTATTCCGCGGATTACTACACCTGGACCGTCCAGCGCAACCCGACCGGGCCGGCATATGGCACGGAGCGCGTCATGCGCGGCGGCGCGTGGAACATGCGGCAGAAGGACATCCGCACCGCGGCACGCGAGAAGGGCGCCCCGGGCCACACCTACGCCAACGTGGGCATCCGCTGTGCCCAGGATGATTGA